A DNA window from Microcystis aeruginosa NIES-843 contains the following coding sequences:
- a CDS encoding lipid-A-disaccharide synthase, whose translation MFDSPVDLLILSNGPGEISTWVRPVVKRLRQNLTEDRSLLRISVILSPCTHAMGAETEVVRKYPEVDRVQSPENFFNFLFWGKTADNWDWHPKGIVLFLGGDQFFALTIGKRLGYRTVIYAEWEARWYRGIDRFAVMNTSVLNNIPQQYQHKFTVIGDLMVDLPNAITPDDATLIALLPGSKPSKLAQGVPLTLAIAEKIHAQDPRTKFLIPVAPTLNLAYLAKFADPSSNPMITKTGWSAAKLKNGEKPYLETDKGVKVDLITDFPAHNQLSRCHLALTTVGANTAELGALAIPMIILLPTQQLDAMRTWDGLPGLLAQLPGVGSLFAKIINLYMLRKKRLYAWPNIWAAAEIVPELLGELQPEEVANMAISWLENPQQLEAIRQKLRAVRGQAGAVDKLVSIIAEQLSSF comes from the coding sequence ATGTTTGATTCTCCTGTTGATCTTCTCATTCTCTCTAATGGTCCGGGAGAAATATCTACATGGGTGCGTCCAGTTGTCAAGAGATTGCGACAAAACTTAACAGAAGATCGATCACTGTTGCGGATTTCGGTGATTCTTTCCCCTTGTACTCATGCTATGGGGGCGGAAACGGAAGTAGTTAGGAAATATCCAGAGGTCGATCGAGTCCAGTCGCCAGAAAACTTCTTTAATTTTCTTTTCTGGGGAAAAACCGCCGATAATTGGGATTGGCACCCCAAGGGCATCGTTTTATTTTTAGGGGGCGATCAATTTTTTGCCCTCACCATCGGTAAACGTTTGGGTTATCGCACCGTTATCTATGCGGAATGGGAAGCGCGTTGGTATCGGGGGATCGATCGCTTTGCCGTGATGAATACAAGTGTATTAAATAATATTCCCCAACAATATCAGCATAAATTTACCGTTATCGGCGATTTAATGGTGGATTTGCCCAATGCTATCACCCCTGATGACGCTACCTTAATTGCACTTCTCCCGGGTTCCAAACCCTCGAAATTAGCTCAGGGTGTACCCCTAACCCTAGCCATTGCCGAAAAGATACACGCGCAGGATCCCCGGACTAAATTCTTAATTCCCGTCGCTCCTACCCTAAATTTAGCTTATTTGGCGAAATTTGCCGATCCTAGCTCTAATCCGATGATCACTAAAACCGGTTGGAGTGCTGCCAAATTAAAAAACGGTGAAAAACCCTATCTAGAAACAGATAAGGGGGTAAAAGTTGACCTAATTACCGATTTTCCCGCCCATAACCAGCTTTCTCGCTGTCATTTAGCTTTAACGACGGTGGGTGCTAATACTGCCGAATTAGGAGCGCTGGCAATCCCGATGATTATTTTACTACCGACTCAGCAACTAGACGCGATGCGGACTTGGGACGGTTTACCCGGTTTATTAGCCCAACTGCCGGGGGTGGGTTCTTTATTTGCTAAGATAATTAATCTCTATATGTTGCGGAAAAAGCGTTTATATGCCTGGCCAAATATTTGGGCCGCTGCCGAAATTGTTCCGGAATTATTGGGGGAATTACAACCAGAAGAAGTGGCAAATATGGCTATATCTTGGTTAGAAAATCCCCAACAATTAGAGGCTATCCGGCAAAAATTGCGGGCAGTGCGCGGACAAGCAGGAGCAGTGGATAAGTTAGTATCTATTATTGCTGAACAACTGTCTAGTTTCTAA
- a CDS encoding sugar phosphate nucleotidyltransferase, with protein sequence MKAMILAAGKGTRVRPITHTIPKPLIPILQKPVMEFLLELLRQHGFDQIMVNVSHLAEEIESYFRDGQRFGVHIGYSFEGRIEEGELIGDALGSAGGLRRIQDFNPFFDDTFVVLCGDALIDLDLTAAVKWHREKGAIATIVTKTVPREEVSSYGVVVSDEEGRILSFQEKPAIDEALSTCINTGIYIFEPEIIDFIPPNSKYDIGGELFPELVAKAAPFYALNMDFEWVDIGKVPDYWQAIRGVLSRKIKNVAIPGIEVKPGIYTGLNVGVNWERVDITGPVYIGAMTRIEDGAKIVGPSMIGPNCWICGGATVDNSVIFEYSRLGSGARLVDKLVFGRYCVDKTGAAIDVEAAALDWLITDTRKVLPEFDHPKHQAIRSLFNGK encoded by the coding sequence ATGAAAGCCATGATTTTGGCGGCAGGCAAAGGAACTCGTGTCCGTCCGATTACCCATACGATTCCCAAACCCCTGATCCCGATTTTACAAAAGCCGGTGATGGAGTTTTTGTTGGAACTGTTGCGACAGCATGGCTTTGATCAGATCATGGTCAATGTTAGTCATTTAGCCGAAGAAATTGAGAGTTATTTCCGCGATGGTCAGCGTTTTGGGGTGCATATCGGCTATTCTTTCGAGGGTAGAATCGAAGAAGGTGAGTTAATCGGCGATGCTCTAGGATCAGCGGGCGGTTTACGACGAATTCAAGATTTTAATCCCTTTTTTGACGATACTTTTGTGGTTCTCTGTGGTGATGCGCTGATTGATCTCGATCTAACCGCAGCCGTTAAATGGCATCGAGAAAAAGGAGCGATCGCTACTATTGTCACCAAAACCGTCCCCAGAGAGGAAGTGTCCAGTTATGGGGTGGTAGTTAGCGACGAGGAAGGAAGGATTCTCAGTTTCCAAGAAAAACCCGCCATCGATGAAGCTTTAAGTACCTGCATTAACACGGGTATCTATATTTTTGAGCCAGAAATCATTGATTTTATTCCCCCTAATAGTAAATACGACATCGGGGGCGAATTATTCCCCGAATTAGTCGCTAAAGCTGCGCCTTTCTACGCTTTAAACATGGATTTTGAATGGGTGGATATCGGTAAAGTCCCCGACTACTGGCAGGCAATTCGCGGGGTGTTATCCCGGAAAATTAAAAATGTTGCTATCCCCGGCATCGAAGTTAAACCGGGCATCTACACGGGCTTAAATGTGGGGGTAAACTGGGAGCGAGTCGATATCACCGGACCTGTGTATATCGGGGCAATGACGCGCATTGAAGACGGGGCGAAAATTGTCGGTCCGAGTATGATTGGCCCGAATTGTTGGATTTGTGGCGGCGCGACGGTGGATAATAGCGTTATTTTTGAATATTCTCGCCTCGGTTCAGGGGCGCGTTTGGTGGATAAGTTGGTCTTTGGGCGCTACTGTGTTGATAAAACTGGCGCGGCGATCGATGTGGAAGCGGCAGCCTTGGATTGGTTGATTACCGATACCCGCAAGGTTCTCCCAGAGTTTGATCACCCTAAACATCAGGCAATTCGTTCTTTATTCAATGGCAAGTAG
- a CDS encoding RNA-guided endonuclease InsQ/TnpB family protein, translating into MFVLEYKLRGKPSQYQAIDEAIRTVQFVRNKCLRYWEDNKGVGQKDVYKYVTQLRSEYPFVQDLNSTACQQACERTWTAILRFYNNCQNQIAGKKGYPKYSKRTHSVEFKKSGWKLNRNSKRITFTDGKNIGELKLIGSRDLFDFQEWQIQRVRIVKRADGYYCQLMLKLDARDITPQLESTGHCLGLDLGLKYLYADSNGNTVEPPKYYRKAEKRLNKLNRRKSKKFKRGQKQSNNYKKASQKYAKGHLKVSRQREEFAKKLALRLIQSNDLIAYEDLKVKNLVRNRKLAKSINDAGWSQLRKWIEYFGIKYGRLTIAVNPAYTSQECFNCGRLIQKSLSVRTHVCLCGYIEDRDKMAALNILKKATIGHIGSWSLDLNAWGDLSSILVGRNTC; encoded by the coding sequence ATGTTTGTTTTAGAGTACAAGCTTAGAGGAAAACCATCTCAATATCAAGCCATTGATGAGGCTATTCGGACAGTACAGTTTGTTCGGAATAAATGTCTTAGATATTGGGAAGACAATAAAGGTGTAGGACAAAAGGATGTATATAAATATGTCACTCAATTAAGAAGTGAATACCCTTTTGTTCAAGACCTTAACTCTACAGCTTGTCAACAGGCTTGCGAACGGACTTGGACTGCTATTCTTAGGTTCTATAACAATTGCCAGAACCAAATCGCTGGTAAAAAAGGATATCCTAAATACTCTAAACGTACTCATTCTGTTGAGTTTAAAAAGTCAGGTTGGAAACTTAATCGAAATTCCAAGAGAATAACTTTCACTGATGGAAAAAACATTGGGGAGTTAAAACTAATTGGTAGTCGAGACTTGTTTGATTTTCAAGAATGGCAAATTCAACGGGTGAGAATAGTTAAACGGGCTGACGGATATTATTGCCAGTTAATGCTAAAACTCGATGCTAGAGATATAACCCCACAATTAGAATCGACGGGTCATTGCCTAGGATTAGATCTGGGGTTAAAATATCTTTATGCTGACAGCAACGGGAATACAGTAGAGCCTCCTAAGTATTATCGAAAAGCCGAAAAGCGTCTTAATAAACTGAATAGAAGAAAGTCGAAAAAGTTTAAGAGAGGACAAAAGCAGTCTAATAACTACAAAAAAGCTAGTCAAAAATACGCCAAGGGACACTTAAAAGTAAGTAGGCAACGAGAAGAGTTTGCTAAAAAATTGGCACTCCGTTTAATTCAGTCAAACGACTTGATAGCATATGAAGATTTAAAAGTCAAGAACCTTGTGCGTAATCGAAAACTAGCTAAGAGTATTAATGATGCTGGTTGGTCACAATTGAGAAAATGGATTGAGTATTTTGGTATTAAATACGGCCGATTAACTATTGCAGTTAATCCAGCCTATACAAGTCAAGAATGCTTTAATTGTGGTCGGTTAATCCAAAAGTCTCTATCAGTTAGAACTCATGTTTGTTTGTGTGGGTATATAGAAGATAGGGACAAGATGGCGGCATTAAATATACTCAAAAAAGCTACGATAGGGCATATCGGAAGCTGGTCGTTAGACCTAAACGCTTGGGGAGATTTAAGCTCTATTTTGGTTGGTAGAAATACCTGCTAA